A DNA window from Flavisolibacter ginsenosidimutans contains the following coding sequences:
- the ctaD gene encoding cytochrome c oxidase subunit I — MKAILLDNIEHDLPVAHKDRVLLRWLSTVDHKELGILYLLAALLFFIIGGTEALLMRTQLAVANNHLLGPEAYNQLFTMHGVTMIFFVMMPALLGLTVYLTPLMIGANEMAFPRVNAFSFWMTFFGGLLLYFSFAAGGAPNAGWFNYAPLNQSQYSTSPGINYYAMGLLLGGIGSVTTGINIVVTILKLRVKGMTLKRLPLFVWMALVNGFLIIAALPSLNAALSMLLLDRLLDAHFFNTTSGGSALLWQHLFWMFGHPEVYILILPAFGIYSEVFQVFSQKKIFGYAFVAASSVAIGLLSFGVWAHHMFAAGLGNTMNSFFGASSMLIGIPTGIKIFNWIATMYGGRIRLTTSMLFAVAFLIEFTIGGLTGIAFSIVPIDWQLTDSYYVVAHLHYVILGGSLFGLFSALFYWFPKISGRMLNEKLGKWFFWLFVAGFNLTFFLQHFLGLMGMPRRVYTYQNIPYYTLLNLLSTAGAYLMAAAVMVLLYNIYKTVKGEKIKNKDPWNAFTLEWYADSPPCQKNFENVPVVTSRRPFYDLKNLEKRDVD, encoded by the coding sequence ATGAAAGCAATTTTACTCGACAACATTGAACACGATCTACCTGTTGCGCACAAAGACAGGGTTTTGTTGCGCTGGCTTTCTACGGTTGATCACAAAGAGCTCGGCATACTGTACTTGTTGGCCGCGCTGCTGTTTTTTATCATTGGCGGCACCGAAGCTTTGCTGATGCGAACACAACTGGCGGTTGCCAACAATCATTTGCTCGGCCCAGAAGCTTACAATCAACTCTTCACCATGCACGGCGTGACGATGATTTTTTTTGTAATGATGCCGGCTTTGTTGGGACTTACGGTTTACCTCACGCCGCTCATGATCGGCGCTAATGAAATGGCATTTCCAAGAGTAAACGCCTTCTCTTTTTGGATGACGTTTTTTGGTGGGCTCTTGCTTTATTTCAGCTTTGCTGCGGGCGGTGCACCCAATGCCGGTTGGTTTAATTATGCGCCGCTCAATCAGTCGCAGTATTCTACTTCACCGGGAATCAATTATTACGCAATGGGTTTGTTGCTCGGCGGCATTGGCAGCGTTACAACCGGCATTAACATCGTTGTGACCATTTTAAAGCTGCGGGTAAAAGGCATGACATTAAAACGCCTGCCGTTGTTTGTGTGGATGGCTTTGGTAAACGGATTTTTAATCATCGCGGCCTTGCCTTCGCTGAACGCTGCGCTAAGCATGTTGCTGTTGGACCGTTTGCTCGATGCGCATTTCTTCAACACAACATCCGGTGGTTCTGCGCTCTTGTGGCAGCACTTGTTTTGGATGTTCGGCCATCCCGAAGTGTACATTTTAATTCTGCCTGCTTTTGGCATTTATTCAGAGGTCTTCCAGGTTTTTTCGCAGAAGAAAATCTTTGGTTATGCCTTTGTTGCCGCTTCGTCTGTTGCCATTGGTTTGTTATCCTTTGGCGTGTGGGCGCACCACATGTTTGCAGCGGGTTTGGGCAACACGATGAACAGTTTTTTTGGCGCCAGCAGCATGTTGATCGGTATTCCTACGGGCATTAAAATTTTCAACTGGATTGCAACGATGTACGGTGGCCGCATCCGCTTAACGACGTCCATGCTTTTTGCCGTTGCGTTCTTAATCGAATTCACCATCGGCGGTTTAACGGGCATTGCTTTTAGCATTGTGCCCATTGATTGGCAACTAACCGACAGCTATTATGTGGTAGCGCATTTGCATTACGTGATACTCGGCGGTTCCTTGTTTGGCTTGTTCTCGGCTTTGTTTTATTGGTTCCCAAAAATCAGCGGCCGTATGTTGAACGAGAAGTTGGGCAAGTGGTTTTTCTGGTTGTTTGTTGCGGGCTTTAACCTCACGTTTTTTCTGCAACATTTTTTGGGGCTGATGGGCATGCCGCGAAGAGTTTATACCTATCAAAACATTCCGTACTACACGTTGTTGAATCTGCTGTCAACCGCCGGCGCTTATTTGATGGCTGCGGCGGTGATGGTTTTGCTGTACAACATTTATAAAACAGTGAAAGGCGAGAAGATAAAAAACAAAGATCCCTGGAATGCTTTTACACTGGAATGGTATGCTGATTCTCCGCCGTGCCAAAAAAATTTTGAAAACGTGCCGGTTGTCACAAGCCGGAGACCGTTTTACGATTTGAAGAATCTGGAGAAGAGAGATGTTGATTAG
- a CDS encoding cytochrome c oxidase subunit 3, producing the protein MNRLMMKLTIGSEAVFFICLIVSYLFFWKSGNFQQEAAAHLHIKTTGLFTVLLLGSSFTFWRAEKAHSQQNNKGMKGWLIATILLGGIFLAGQGREYYNLINENVWISKSEFGSSFYTLTGFHGLHVFIGLIVLLIVLLLTMNGYLRDKGSTVVSTVGIYWHFVDAVWIFVFTTVYVLPYLL; encoded by the coding sequence ATGAACAGACTAATGATGAAATTAACCATCGGCTCCGAGGCTGTCTTTTTTATCTGCCTCATTGTTTCCTATCTCTTTTTTTGGAAGAGCGGAAACTTTCAGCAGGAAGCAGCGGCGCATTTGCACATAAAAACAACGGGCTTGTTTACCGTATTGTTGCTGGGCAGCAGCTTTACCTTTTGGCGGGCCGAAAAGGCTCACAGTCAGCAAAACAATAAAGGAATGAAAGGCTGGCTAATTGCAACCATACTCCTTGGAGGTATTTTTCTGGCCGGCCAAGGCCGCGAATACTACAATCTCATCAACGAAAACGTTTGGATAAGCAAGAGTGAATTTGGCTCCAGCTTTTACACGCTGACCGGCTTTCACGGCTTGCACGTTTTCATCGGCCTGATTGTTTTGCTCATCGTTTTGTTGTTAACGATGAACGGTTATTTGCGAGACAAGGGTTCGACGGTCGTCAGTACCGTAGGCATCTATTGGCATTTTGTAGATGCAGTTTGGATTTTTGTTTTCACCACTGTTTACGTGTTGCCTTATTTGTTATGA
- a CDS encoding cytochrome c oxidase assembly protein codes for MKELLAHWQIDGTATTLLLLITGFMFFTKGFSKKTVAFATLLLVALCFFSPLAVLSSHYLFSAHMIVHVLLLLAAGPLLVLCLPPDGKRFGTFFLFLKQHPLAGWLTGIGTMWFWHVPVLFNSAMALSHHNGLGIVHITEAVSLIAAGILFSAPVIHPNKNYRLDALSGVVYLFTACVGCSLLGLLITFAPPGMYRHFLSMHDNLGLNKIILQSGITQATDQQAAGLIMWVPCCLIYVSGAMVLLMQWFKQKEEAITYAE; via the coding sequence ATGAAAGAATTGCTCGCACATTGGCAGATTGACGGAACGGCAACAACGCTTTTGTTGCTGATAACAGGTTTCATGTTTTTTACAAAGGGCTTTTCAAAAAAAACGGTTGCGTTTGCAACCTTGCTGTTGGTGGCGCTTTGTTTTTTTTCGCCGTTGGCGGTTTTGTCCTCGCACTATTTGTTCTCGGCGCACATGATTGTGCACGTATTGTTATTGCTTGCCGCCGGGCCGCTGCTTGTGTTGTGCTTGCCACCGGATGGAAAACGCTTCGGCACTTTTTTCCTTTTCTTAAAACAACATCCGCTGGCCGGATGGTTAACCGGAATCGGAACGATGTGGTTCTGGCACGTGCCGGTGCTCTTTAATTCGGCAATGGCTTTGTCCCATCACAACGGCCTTGGCATCGTTCACATCACCGAAGCTGTGAGTTTAATCGCTGCCGGTATTTTGTTTAGCGCACCTGTAATTCATCCCAATAAAAATTACCGGCTCGATGCATTGTCCGGAGTGGTTTACCTGTTCACGGCTTGCGTAGGTTGCTCTTTGCTCGGCCTGCTCATCACGTTTGCGCCACCGGGAATGTATCGTCATTTTTTATCGATGCACGATAATCTTGGTTTGAATAAAATCATTCTTCAATCAGGCATAACGCAGGCCACCGATCAACAGGCCGCAGGTTTGATTATGTGGGTGCCTTGTTGCCTGATTTATGTGAGCGGCGCGATGGTTTTGTTGATGCAATGGTTTAAACAAAAAGAAGAAGCAATCACCTATGCCGAATAA